The Primulina tabacum isolate GXHZ01 chromosome 7, ASM2559414v2, whole genome shotgun sequence genome includes a window with the following:
- the LOC142552335 gene encoding TOM1-like protein 9 translates to MVNSMVERATSDMLIGPDWAMNIEICDICNHDPAQAKDVVRGIKKRLGSKNPKVQLLALTLLETIVKNCSDIVHMHVAEKDLPHEMVKIVRKKPDFHVKEKILILIDTWQEAFGGTRARYPQYFTAYQDLLRIGAVFPQRSDRSTPVFTPPQTVPLTSYPQNLRNSESRPDATESSAEAEFPTLSLTEIQNARGIMDVLAEMLSALDPSNKEGIKQEVLVDLVEQCRTYKQRVVHLVNSTSDESLLCQGLALNDDLQRVLAKHESIASRTTSVQSENPKPEPTQALVNIDAPLIDTGDINQSDRGSTSSTSLGTQLLLPAPVETNSQSTTSTNADPKIDLLSGDDFNSPTANSRALVPVGEPHPASPVASQQNALALVDMFSQSNNNQPANPIGQVNPSSYQFQQPNFQSPQPSVYPNDSVSGPMLPQYEQSMHSQDSSSAWNGQITQQQQPASPSYGAQSGGAFPPPPWEAQLDDSRPAINHPQQMQVTNVAVHLQPSPNGTYIPGSTTVPITGSHFSGMNSLPVQNNQIVPQPVQNQLPMGMYPQPLQSGQMTYVYSQQTYGDQTVPYGYSYGCGYGYVQGPQHNAQFLEQNMSGLSMRDDTALRTSSYAVPTPSYVPPGKPNKPEDKLFGDLVDITKFKPAKSTPDRAGSM, encoded by the exons ATGGTGAATTCTATGGTGGAAAGAGCAACTAGTGACATGCTAATTGGACCTGATTGGGCTATGAACATTGAGATCTGTGATATATGCAATCACGATCCTGC ACAAGCCAAAGACGTAGTGAGAGGTATAAAGAAGCGTCTTGGTAGCAAAAATCCAAAAGTCCAACTCCTTGCCCTGACA CTGTTAGAGACCATTGTGAAGAATTGCAGTGACATAGTTCATATGCATGTTGCTGAGAAAGATTTGCCTCATGAGATGGTGAAAATTGTGAGAAAGAAG CCAGACTTTCATGTAAAAGAGAAGATATTAATTCTAATAGATACTTGGCAAGAAGCCTTTGGAGGAACTCGAGCGAGATATCCCCAATACTTTACAGCATACCAGGATTTACTG CGGATTGGAGCAGTTTTCCCTCAGAGATCGGATCGGTCAACACCTGTTTTTACTCCACCACAAACGGTTCCTCTGACATCTTATCCACAAAATCTTCGTAATTCTGAATCTAGACCTGATGCAACCGAGTCTTCTGCTGAAGCTGAGTTTCCGACGTTGag CTTGACAGAAATTCAAAATGCACGTGGTATCATGGATGTCCTTGCAGAAATGCTGAGTGCTTTGGATCCTAGTAACAAAGAG GGGATCAAACAGGAGGTCCTTGTTGATCTGGTGGAACAGTGTCGTACATACAAGCAAAGAGTAGTGCACCTTGTCAACTCGACTTC GGATGAATCACTTTTATGTCAAGGACTAGCACTGAACGATGATTTGCAGCGTGTACTGGCTAAGCACGAGTCAATTGCCTCCAGAACTACCTCAGTTCAATCTGAGAATCCAAAGCCTGAACCTACTCAAGCCTTGGTCAATATCGACGCTCCTCTTATAGACACTGGCGACATCAATCAATCAGACAGAGg ATCTACATCCAGTACTAGCTTAGGGACACAGTTACTACTCCCTGCTCCTGTGGAAACTAATAGTCAGTCCACAACTTCAACCAATGCTGATCCTAAGATAGATCTTTTGAGTGGTGATGACTTCAACTCGCCTACAGCAAATTCACGGGCACTTGTTCCTGTGGGAGAGCCTCATCCAGCAAGTCCTGTTGCATCGCAGCAGAATGCCCTCGCTCTTGTTGACATGTTTTCACAGAGTAATAACAATCAACCTGCGAATCCCATTGGGCAGGTAAATCCGTCATCATACCAGTTTCAGCAACCAAATTTCCAATCTCCACAACCTTCGGTTTATCCAAATGATAGTGTGTCTGGTCCAATGCTACCCCAATATGAACAGTCAATGCATTCTCAAGACTCTTCTTCTGCGTGGAATGGTCAGATAACCCAGCAACAGCAGCCAGCTTCCCCTTCTTACG GTGCTCAAAGTGGAGGTGCATTTCCACCTCCACCATGGGAAGCTCAGCTAGACGACTCTCGGCCAGCCATCAACCACCCTCAACAAATGCAAGTCACAAATGTAGCCGTTCATCTCCAGCCGTCACCTAACGGAACATATATTCCAGGATCGACAACTGTGCCAATCACCGGTAGCCATTTCTCGGGGATGAATAGTCTTCCAGTGCAGAACAACCAAATAGTGCCTCAACCTGTCCAGAATCAGCTACCCATGGGGATGTATCCTCAGCCTCTGCAATCCGGCCAGATGACTTATGTGTATTCTCAACAGACGTATGGAGACCAAACAGTTCCCTATGGCTACAGCTATGGTTGTGGCTATGGATATGTCCAAGGCCCACAGCATAATGCTCAATTCCTTGAGCAAAACATGTCTGGATTGTCTATGAGGGATGATACCGCCTTAAGGACTAGTTCTTATGCGGTTCCCACTCCTTCCTATGTGCCCCCTGGAAAGCCCAATAAGCCAGAAGATAAACTATTTGGAGATCTTGTTGATATCACCAAGTTCAAACCAGCAAAATCCACCCCAGATAGAGCTGGGAGCATGTGA
- the LOC142552336 gene encoding uncharacterized protein LOC142552336, with protein MVVLWRVPNAIIAHVRPNAPSIANYKFNGNGNTNSSTTPQRYSGAPGMEYSDDASKLRAELLRMLRSRRTPEVPWTVEPTQPVRDPLYQETSKPTFSEAMESCPKKDIPNFKELLEEENFYLITEAGDQGRLPVLIVKLKDNSEKRRPTIVFLHSTNKCKEWLRPLLEAYASRDYIAVAIDSRYHGERASSLATYRDALVSSWKNATTMPFIFDTAWDLIKLADYLSQREDVDTSLIGITGESLGGMHAWFAAAADTRYTVVVPIIGVQGFRWAIENDMWKGRVDSIKAVFEEARLDLGQTSINKDVVEKVWNRIAPGLDSCFDSPHTISAIAPRPLLILNGEKDPRCPIGGLEQPVSKARESYDKANSLEAFKLVVQSGIGHQMTPLMVKLASDWFDQHLTP; from the exons ATGGTAGTACTATGGCGCGTGCCAAACGCCATCATCGCACACGTGCGACCCAATGCACCCTCCATTGCCAACTATAAATTCAACGGAAACGGGAATACCAACTCCTCAACAACTCCTCAACGGTACTCAGGTGCTCCGGGAATGGAATACTCCGACGACGCGTCGAAGCTTCGTGCTGAACTTCTGCGAATGCTCCGGAGCCGTCGAACTCCTGAAG TTCCTTGGACTGTTGAACCTACTCAACCTGTACGAGATCCGTTGTACCAGGAAACCTCAAAGCCAACCTTCAGTGAG GCAATGGAATCTTGTCCGAAAAAAGACATTCCCAATTTTAAGGAACTGCTTGAAGAGGAGAACTTTTACCTGATAACGGAG GCTGGGGACCAAGGACGCCTGCCTGTTTTAATAGTGAAACTGAAAGATAACAGTGAGAAGAGAAGACCAACAATTGTCTTCTTACATAGTACAAATAAATGCAAAGAGTGGTTGCGACCATTGCTCGAG GCTTACGCCTCAAGGGATTACATAGCTGTAGCAATTGATTCTCGTTATCATGGAGAGCGTGCCAGCAGCTTGGCAACCTATCGAGAT GCCCTGGTGTCGTCATGGAAAAACGCCACTACAATGCCATTCATTTTTGATACG GCATGGGACTTAATAAAATTGGCGGATTATCTTTCTCAAAGGGAGGACGTAGACACTTCTCTGATAGGAATTACCGGTGAATCACTTGGAG GAATGCATGCATGGTTTGCTGCAGCTGCTGATACTCGCTATACAGTGGTTGTCCCTATAATTGGTGTTCAG GGATTTCGATGGGCCATTGAAAATGATATGTGGAAAGGTCGAGTTGATAGCATCAAGGCTGTATTTGAAG AAGCACGACTTGATTTAGGCCAGACTTCAATTAACAAAGATGTAGTGGAGAAG GTATGGAACAGGATAGCTCCTGGTTTGGATTCTTGTTTTGATTCTCCTCATACAATATCGGCCATTGCCCCACGTCCTCTGCTGATCTTGAATG GGGAAAAAGATCCTCGATGTCCGATTGGAGGATTGGAACAACCAGTATCAAAAGCCAGAGAATCTTACGATAAAGCCAACTCTCTTGAAGCATTCAAG CTGGTCGTACAATCTGGGATTGGGCATCAGATGACACCCTTGATGGTCAAACTGGCCAGTGATTGGTTCGATCAACACCTCACTCCATGA
- the LOC142552338 gene encoding uncharacterized protein LOC142552338, translating to MDKSIVPMEESHRKSDSAASVAKSIGSLVQINSIAIDLSSAVEEIESPAHEHFSIRGFVSEMRKKDLKTCSLFASECYLFDCLPTLYVPKFRWWQCSNCIQEVSTERTTLDIVLADGSLAGTSSCNNVDERDHGVFSFNRKKTGNKNGPRDYGNNHEDNDLSDNIMNSNPPRDEGHKTCSSKDKTDVRTNEDGNLCSANMTEADPFQFQEIDANSADAYDEPYNAASGSDGAFSTVPYRRKPKLRSLADIMEEERNLIEHQRTRSASSNGIQVTLTGMEAILAPMPQLDIPSVVSKGARSPSRKRKITLEDDREPLGIKYPNGTTKRFRGLMLEGGRVRNRVETSDSESGGDASTRLSFQLASKAQRIKVKKSKALDMNKKARPVVIDNGLVKLQEVPKTYAANSAKDVAAETSIYKTGHVPSTFVEVGPYVRGFLPAQLLEMNSDPSNSKIPEVEADHNPFTPSGKNILGEHNIKAKVGLDLSLDSFVDPERNSNNQYSFRQHRGIPDLNESFGQKTDMMQGKQLQNLFEERNLRYHNTLDISTSLNKEIATEGKRALRVYEPPTVQSVDKNLELRGASDEMEIIELLAKNKRDRELGNLRKHITSVGINSSIRGSPALYADGCHRMINFPPSDARTGVPVASGNICVGQSIPVTFPRLNQYQMDMSKLDESQFKLVTPFTPSQQRKPQYLTSSSIIAGPRPREAPDLLWPPRRENVPFHHILPNNMGIYSFSEQCHMGKTISDIKGGEGRIGSSPISVGSVDPYSNDAIPAMQLLSLMDQGSESGSSIKVSQKHFPDKPFSPCNHYPRLNGNENPKFLGGSIFAQNNQKTLQHGVYCPGESSKKAASYMQVGQVPSGLKNSKTIFLGRPSDLVTQPSNNNPALSICILNRNPADFSIPDSRNQYTISAKDLKRRNLNASKERSRTVNLENKKRPRVRKNGFAKENSKK from the exons ATGGACAAGAGTATTGTGCCTATGGAAGAAAGTCATCGGAAAAGTGATTCTGCAGCTTCTGTGGCAAAGTCCATAGGGTCACTTGTTCAAATCAACTCGATAGCTATAGACCTTAGTAGCGCTGTTGAAGAGATCGAGTCACCAGCACACGAGCATTTTTCAATACG TGGCTTTGTTTCCGAAATGAGGAAAAAGGATTTGAAGACTTGCTCCTTGTTTGCTTCAGAATGTTATCTATTTGATTGTCTGCCTACATTATATGTTCCCAAATTTCGATGGTGGCAGTGCTCAAATTGCATCCAAGAGGTTTCCACTGAGAGGACGACATTAGATATAGTATTGGCAGACGGAAGTCTTGCTGGTACGAGTTCATGTAATAATGTTGATGAAAGAGATCATGGCGTGTTCTCATTCAACAGAAAGAAAACTG GAAATAAAAATGGACCAAGAGACTATGGAAATAATCATGAAGACAATGATCTAAGTGATAATATCATGAATTCGAATCCACCTCGGGATGAAGGGCATAAGACat GCAGCAGCAAAGACAAAACTGATGTCCGAACCAATGAAGATGGAAATTTGTGCAGTGCTAATATGACAGAAGCTGATCCGTTTCAGTTTCAAGAAATAGATGCAAATTCTGCAG ATGCTTATGATGAGCCATATAATGCAGCATCAGGAAGCGATGGAGCATTTAGTACCGTGCCATACCGGAGAAAACCAAAGTTGCGTTCCTTGGCTGATATAATGGAGGAGGAAAGAAATCTAATTGAGCATCAGAGAACAAGATCCGCGTCATCCAATGGAATACAAGTTACATTAACTGGGATGGAAGCAATTTTAGCTCCTATGCCACAGCTAGACATCCCTTCTGTCGTTTCAAAAGGCGCTCGAAGTCCTTCAAGAAAACGAAAGATAACCCTTGAGGATGACAGAGAACCTTTAGGGATTAAATACCCAAATGGCACAACTAAACGGTTTAGGGGCCTAATGCTAGAGGGTGGGAGAGTTCGTAATAGAGTTGAAACATCTGATTCAGAATCAGGAGGGGATGCATCGACACGATTGAGTTTTCAACTTGCTTCAAAGGCTCAACGGATCAAGGTCAAGAAAAGTAAGGCCCTAGATATGAACAAAAAGGCAAGGCCGGTTGTTATTGACAATGGATTGGTAAAATTACAAGAGGTTCCGAAGACATATGCTGCAAATTCTGCAAAAGATGTTGCTGCTGAGACTAGTATATATAAGACGGGACATGTTCCTTCTACATTTGTGGAAGTAGGACCATATGTCCGGGGTTTTCTTCCTGCACAACTATTGGAGATGAACTCTGACCCTTCAAATAGTAAAATCCCTGAAGTTGAAGCTGATCATAACCCTTTTACCCCTTCTGGGAAAAACATTCTTGGAGAACACAATATCAAAGCAAAAGTGGGATTGGACCTTTCACTCGACAGCTTTGTAGATCCTGAAAGGAACTCCAACAATCAATATTCTTTCAGGCAGCATAGGGGAATTCCTGATCTCAATGAGTCATTTGGCCAGAAAACAGATATGATGCAAGGGAAGCAATTGCAGAATCTTTTCGAGGAGAGGAATTTGCGCTATCATAATACTTTG GACATCTCTACTTCTCTAAATAAAGAAATAGCCACAGAAGGCAAAAGAGCATTGAGAGTTTATGAGCCGCCAACTGTTCAAAGCGTAGATAAGAACTTAGAACTTCGAGGGGCTTCAGACGAAATGGAAATAATCGAGCTATTGGCCAAGAATAAACGTGATAGGGAACTTGGAAATTTGAGGAAACATATCACATCTGTGGGCATCAACAGTTCTATCAGAGGGTCGCCTGCACTTTATGCAGATGGATGTCATAGGATGATTAATTTTCCTCCGAGTGATGCAAGAACTGGTGTCCCTGTTGCAAGTGGCAACATATGTGTTGGCCAAAGTATTCCTGTAACCTTCCCTCGTTTGAACCAGTATCAAATGGACATGAGCAAACTGGATGAAAGCCAATTCAAACTCGTAACTCCATTTACACCGAGTCAGCAGAGGAAACCACAATATTTGACTTCAAGTTCCATCATAGCCGGTCCAAGACCTCGTGAAGCACCAGATCTATTGTGGCCTCCCAGACGAGAAAATGTACCATTTCATCACATTCTCCCGAATAACATGGGAATTTATTCATTCTCTGAGCAGTGCCACATGGGAAAGACCATCAGTGATATAAAGGGCGGCGAGGGAAGAATAGGATCGAGCCCAATATCAGTTGGGTCTGTAGATCCCTACTCGAATGATGCAATTCCAGCCATGCAACTGCTGTCTTTGATGGATCAGGGAAGCGAGTCGGGTTCTTCGATAAAAGTGAGCCAAAAACATTTTCCTGATAAACCTTTCTCACCTTGCAACCACTACCCGCGGCTGAATGGGAATGAGAACCCGAAATTCCTCGGTGGATCGATCTTTGCACAAAATAACCAGAAAACTTTACAACATGGTGTTTATTGTCCTGGTGAAAGCTCAAAGAAGGCTGCATCCTATATGCAAG TCGGTCAAGTACCTTCTGGGCTGAAGAACTCAAAGACCATTTTCTTGGGGAGGCCTAGTGATCTTGTAACTCAACCATCAAATAATAATCCAGCATTGAGTATTTGCATTCTTAACCGGAACCCGGCTGACTTTAGTATTCCTGATTCGAGAAACCAGTATACCATAAGTGCAAAAGATCTGAAACGTAGAAATCTGAATGCTTCGAAAGAAAGGTCACGTACAGTAAATCTGGAAAATAAGAAGAGACCAAGGGTGAGAAAGAATGGTTTTGCCAAAGAGAACTCCAAGAAATAG
- the LOC142551057 gene encoding uncharacterized protein LOC142551057: protein MTKQSYVMTSSITAHNSTLKSSLSLSLSLQPIFVFLIKLLCDMKANNNSIKLKTTPRTQLFSCGFFRQCTQTVLSPTTTSTPPPLPQAPAPPPAHSQPESSSSSSSNTSQSFTQWKFPLSNSPIGHNSYSHPKPNPEPNPRRDISVPPPILHANLEELFHTAELHFSSGSDYDRVGVIQLLERSLVPDPRAAVEGGACPVAVVRGVVECLREGVARKPSSKVLLALCLVEENRSVAVEAGAVTAVVEALADAEISLAERSLAVLELLCTTAEGAEEVRAHVLAVPMMVEVMGRMEGRGKEHALSVLAVIYGVLCDDATVAPPEEVARAVMLALQGDCSARGRRKGAQLLRILQENGRSDMTQDVDERSGFFDQR from the coding sequence ATGACAAAACAATCGTATGTTATGACCTCCTCGATCACAGCTCACAACAGTACACTAAAgagctctctctctctctctctctcgctCCAACCCATCTTTGTGTTCTTGATCAAGCTTCTGTGTGATATGAAGGCCAACAATAATTCAATCAAATTGAAAACAACCCCACGTACTCAATTGTTTTCCTGTGGTTTCTTTCGCCAATGCACGCAGACTGTACTTAGtcccaccaccacctccactcCACCACCACTTCCCCAGGCGCCGGCACCTCCGCCAGCGCATTCACAGCCTGAATCTTCCTCGTCTTCTTCTTCCAACACGTCACAGAGCTTCACACAATGGAAGTTCCCTCTCTCCAACTCACCCATAGGACACAACTCATATTCACACCCCAAACCCAATCCGGAGCCCAACCCCAGAAGGGATATCTCTGTTCCACCACCAATTTTGCATGCCAATTTGGAGGAGCTGTTCCACACGGCGGAGCTTCACTTCAGTTCTGGGTCAGACTACGACCGGGTCGGGGTGATTCAGTTGCTGGAGAGATCCCTCGTCCCAGACCCACGCGCTGCGGTGGAAGGAGGTGCTTGTCCGGTGGCAGTGGTGAGAGGGGTCGTGGAGTGTCTACGTGAGGGTGTGGCGCGTAAGCCGTCCAGTAAGGTCTTACTGGCGCTTTGCCTGGTAGAGGAAAACAGGAGCGTTGCGGTAGAGGCCGGGGCAGTTACTGCAGTGGTGGAGGCGCTGGCGGATGCCGAGATTTCGTTGGCGGAGAGGTCATTGGCGGTGTTGGAACTTCTGTGCACGACGGCCGAGGGCGCGGAGGAGGTGCGCGCCCATGTTTTGGCTGTTCCGATGATGGTGGAGGTTATGGGGAGAATGGAGGGGAGGGGAAAAGAACATGCATTAAGCGTTTTGGCGGTAATCTACGGTGTCTTATGTGACGATGCGACGGTGGCGCCCCCGGAGGAGGTGGCGCGTGCTGTGATGCTAGCTTTGCAGGGGGATTGCAGTGCTAGAGGGAGAAGGAAAGGGGCCCAGCTTCTGAGAATTCTGCAAGAAAATGGACGGTCAGACATGACCCAAGATGTTGATGAGCGGTCTGGATTTTTCGATCAACGTTGA
- the LOC142552339 gene encoding uncharacterized protein LOC142552339: MATDTKSSNLIKVKPGIGDGPSTSSSKSKIIESKKKVSEISIKQSADAKNRSTNNVSKVIKTSRQSKTVTKTVTKTRVKKVYSLPGQKFDVPEEREPLRIFYESLSKQIPSSEMAEFWMMEHGLLSPERAKKAFEKKGRKQKQLRSGTPIKSPPPPVSSKPESSKRPQQVPKSGEVKPKKRLINESDDDDDFVLSHKRRKG, from the exons ATGGCCACTGATACAAAATCAAGCAATTTGATCAAAGTTAAGCCCGGGATAGGAGATGGACCATCAACATCTTCATCAAAATCCAAGATCATTGAATCAAAGAAGAAAGTTTCAGAGATCTCAATCAAGCAATCTGCTGATGCCAAGAACAGATCCACTAATAATGTATCCAAAGTT ATCAAAACATCACGTCAATCAAAAACTGTCACGAAAACAGTGACCAAAACCAGAGTGAAGAAAGTTTATTCCTTGCCCGGGCAGAAATTTGATGTTCCTGAAGAG AGAGAACCATTGAGGATATTCTATGAATCCTTATCGAAGCAAATACCTTCAAGTGAAATGGCCGAATTTTG GATGATGGAGCATGGTTTGCTGTCACCCGAACGAGCAAAgaaggcctttgagaaaaaggGAAGGAAGCAAAAGCAACTTCGATCAGGTACTCCAATAAAATCTCCACCACCACCCGTATCAAGTAAACCGGAGAGTTCCAAAAGGCCACAACAGGTCCCCAAGTCCGGTGAAGTAAAACCAAAAAAACGTTTGATAAATGAAAGCGACGACGACGACGACTTTGTGCTGAGCCACAAGAGGAGAAAAGGGTAA